The Planococcus donghaensis genome contains a region encoding:
- a CDS encoding SLATT domain-containing protein yields MDNLNNDIIKYRDNRVWQTKKIRMNAEERMKNNSSFNNFVLNYYTFWLLTASIFQLVDSNTSQEIYVLIASIAVFGFAIYSSTADYKGKALQYKDSYTQLAHIENDLDNLLLRESISKEEKAKEFFLIKQRYISELGKHDNQTKKDYILFNKNEEKTGKSTSAYKRVIFYINLYKGVIVIFPILIFSILQLGVL; encoded by the coding sequence ATGGATAATTTAAATAATGATATTATAAAATACAGAGATAATAGAGTTTGGCAAACAAAAAAGATAAGAATGAACGCAGAAGAGAGAATGAAAAATAATAGTAGTTTTAATAATTTTGTTTTGAATTACTATACATTTTGGTTACTCACTGCTTCAATCTTTCAATTAGTGGACTCTAATACTTCTCAAGAAATTTATGTCTTAATAGCCTCTATCGCTGTTTTTGGTTTTGCAATTTATTCTTCTACTGCTGATTATAAAGGGAAAGCTCTACAATATAAAGATTCCTACACACAATTAGCACATATTGAAAATGATTTAGATAACTTATTGTTAAGAGAGTCTATTTCTAAAGAAGAAAAAGCAAAAGAGTTTTTTCTTATTAAGCAACGTTATATTAGTGAGTTAGGAAAACATGATAATCAAACAAAAAAAGACTATATTTTATTTAATAAAAATGAAGAAAAAACTGGAAAAAGTACTAGCGCATACAAACGGGTGATTTTTTATATTAATTTATATAAAGGTGTTATAGTAATTTTTCCAATTCTTATCTTTTCAATTCTTCAATTGGGAGTGTTATAA
- a CDS encoding reverse transcriptase domain-containing protein, producing the protein MSASSEFNKKYSIKGLNEVFESYIHKNTAIGIDNIRYTSFKNNLEHEISLVNKKVKSGDYKFTRYKEKLILKSRYSIPRVISIPTIRDKMVLKALQLTLQKTYNNESQRLPQTCIDIIIPQLTEYNMFIKIDIANFFGNLNHKLLVDKLQTKIKKHEILRLVKNAIITETKGQISNADTQITRGVPQGLSISNILAHIYMRDLDTKYENRANVFYIRYVDDILVFCKEQDSENLLKEIIYDIEGQHALPINKEKTHSGYLIDGFDFLGYNFKDLGKKIEINVKKSNQIKFEQSIVDMFTNFKRNIKMSPEQFVFLMNVKITGTISKKISGNSNKEYTYGWIFYFSKINNTKYLYHLDWLIKKMLKNTKKCKEINPENIKTFVKTYYEVKYNFNESTYIHRPDDLKESRKRDILLNIFHVPEQKLKTIDDIDFQFEKLVLNFIKDQESEIQKIKS; encoded by the coding sequence ATGTCAGCCTCTTCAGAGTTTAATAAAAAATACTCTATAAAAGGACTAAATGAAGTATTTGAATCGTATATACATAAAAATACAGCAATAGGGATAGACAATATTCGTTACACTTCATTCAAGAATAACCTTGAACATGAAATTTCTTTAGTAAATAAAAAAGTGAAATCTGGGGATTATAAATTTACTAGATACAAAGAGAAGTTAATTTTAAAAAGTCGATACAGTATTCCCCGTGTGATCTCAATTCCTACCATAAGAGATAAGATGGTTTTAAAAGCTTTGCAGTTAACACTTCAAAAGACCTATAATAATGAGAGTCAAAGATTACCGCAAACTTGTATAGATATAATAATTCCTCAACTTACAGAATATAATATGTTTATTAAAATCGATATTGCTAATTTTTTTGGGAATTTAAACCATAAGCTTTTGGTGGACAAATTGCAAACGAAAATTAAGAAACATGAGATTCTCAGATTAGTCAAAAATGCAATAATAACTGAAACTAAAGGTCAGATATCTAATGCGGATACACAAATCACAAGAGGAGTACCTCAAGGATTGTCTATATCTAATATACTTGCACATATTTATATGAGAGATTTAGATACTAAGTATGAGAATCGTGCTAATGTCTTTTATATAAGATATGTTGACGATATTTTGGTATTTTGTAAAGAACAAGATAGTGAAAATCTTTTAAAAGAAATTATATATGACATTGAGGGGCAACATGCTTTACCCATTAATAAAGAAAAAACTCATTCGGGTTACTTGATCGATGGATTTGATTTTCTGGGATATAACTTTAAAGATTTAGGAAAAAAAATCGAAATAAATGTAAAAAAATCGAACCAAATTAAGTTTGAACAATCTATTGTAGATATGTTCACAAATTTTAAAAGAAACATAAAAATGTCACCAGAGCAATTTGTCTTTTTGATGAATGTAAAGATTACTGGAACAATTAGTAAAAAAATAAGTGGTAACAGTAATAAGGAATATACATATGGATGGATATTTTATTTTTCAAAAATTAACAATACTAAGTATCTTTATCATTTAGATTGGTTAATAAAGAAAATGTTGAAAAATACTAAAAAGTGTAAAGAAATTAATCCGGAAAACATCAAAACCTTTGTGAAAACGTATTATGAAGTTAAGTATAATTTCAATGAAAGTACATATATTCATAGACCAGATGATTTAAAAGAGAGCAGAAAAAGGGATATATTATTAAACATATTTCATGTACCTGAACAAAAATTAAAAACTATTGATGATATAGATTTTCAATTTGAGAAATTAGTATTAAATTTTATAAAAGATCAAGAAAGTGAAATTCAAAAAATTAAGTCATAA